Below is a genomic region from Phycobacter azelaicus.
ATCCGCTTGCCTGCCTCCATCAGCAGCCCCGGGCCGATCACCACGTCATAGCCGCGCTCCCCAAGGGGCACATGTACGATGCGTTCCATCTAGTTCCATTCCAATACGTCAGGACGCGTTCTGAGCGCTTCCAGCACCCGATCGACCATTTCCTCGATCGAGGCCTGCCCATCCGATTTCACAGTAAGATCCGCCTTGGCATAAAGCGGCACCCGCGCCTCATAAAGGCCGCGCAGGGTGCCCTTAGGATCGGGCGTGCGAAGCAGCGGGCGCGTGTCGCGGTGACGCACCCGATTCCACAACACTTCAAGGTCGGCATTTAGCCAGACAGAGATGCCTCCGTTCGAAATAAGCTCCCGGTTTTCCTTTGCGAGAAAGGCGCCGCCACCGGTTGACAGGATGCCACGTTCTTCGTCCAGCAGCCGCGAGATCACCTGACGTTCCTTGAGGCGAAAGAACGCCTCGCCATCACGGGCAAATATCTCAGGGATCGACATATTGGCCGCAGCTTCGATTTCATGATCACTGTCGAGAAACGGAACACCAAGACGGGCAGCCAAAGCGCGCCCGACGGCCGTTTTACCAGCCCCCATCATCCCCACCATGACGACAGTCTTCTTGAGCCGCATCGGCGCGACCTCTTCCATCACGGTTTCGTCTGTTTGCTCTTTTTCGCTCATTCTTCAGTGAATGACGTGATATTGCCAAAAAGGCCATATATAACTTGAACAAAAGATAAAGAAGCAGGCAGCAGGGACCTCATGGCGCGCTTGATCAAATACTTGTTTTACATCGTCATCCTGGCCGCGATCGGGCTGGTTGGGTATGCCTACGTCGGCCCGTGGTTCGGCGCTGATTTCAGCGCTCCGACAGAGGAGATCCGCAAGCCGGTGGTGCTCAATGCCGACTAGGCTGTCGCAGTTACATGCAGCTGCGGTCTGCACCGCACTGCTGGCAGGCGCATCACTTGCAGAAGAGCCGTTGACCGTTATCGACTGGCTTGGCCAGCCTACGTCGCAGGACATTCCAGACACCATCCTGATGGAGCCTGCTGTCACCGGCAGCGCAGCGCGCCCCGAGATCACCGTGACCCAGCTGGAAGCTCTGCTCCCACCCATCGGCCTTGTGGCGCCCTCCGCAACAGGGCTGCCGGTCGATCTTTGGCGCGGCAGTGACCCGGATGACATCGCCCGACTGATCCGCGAAGTCCCAGTCCAAGGCAACCCTGCGATGCAATCGCTGCTGTTTACCTTGCTGTTGTCCGAAAGCAGGCCGACGCCTGGGGGAAAGGATGCAATCCTGCTGGCCCGGCTCGACCGCCTCATGTCACTGGGTGCAATCGATCCCGCCCAGGCCTTGGCAGAGCAGGCTGGCCCAACGAGCTCTCGTGCACGGTTTGCACGCTGGTTCAATGCAACGCTTTTGACTGGAGACGAAGATCGCGCTTGCGCGGCGCTGACCGCCGCACCCCATCTGGCGCAGGACTACAGCGCGAGGATCTTTTGTGCCGCAAGACGCGGCGACTGGCCCACCGCCGCCCTGATGCTGGAAACAGCTCATGCGCTGGATCTTTTGTCCTCGGAGCAGCTCGCCGTCCTCGATCGCTTTCTGAATCCCGACATCTTCGAGGGTGCACCGCCCCTGCCCGCCCCCGATACGATGGACCCGCTCACATTCCGTCTTTTTGAAACCATTGGTGAGCGCCTGCCGACCGCGCCTCTTCCGCGTGCCTACGCCGCGGCAGACCTGCGCGACATTGCCGGCTGGAAAGCACAGCTTGAAGCAGCCGAGCGGCTGACACGTGTTGGGGCGCTGAATCCCAACCAGCTTTTGGGCCTGTTCACCGAGCGCAAACCCGCTGCGTCAGGCGGCATATGGGACCGGGTGCGGGCTTTGCAGGACTTTGAAACGGCTGTTCACGGGAATCCCACACAAGGCACGCCCCAAGCGACCGCTGACCACCTTGCCCAAGCGCTGACAGCCGCGTGGGCCGCCGCACAAGCGGCCCGCACCGAAGTCGCTTTTGCTGATCTTTTTGCCGACGATCTGGCGCGGGCGCAACTGCCCCTGGAGGCCGAGGAACTGTCATGGCGCATTCGCCTTCTGGCGCCCAGCTACGAGCTTTCGGCACGCGCAGCGCCGTCCGACAGCGCGGAGGATCTGTTCCTTGCCGCGCTTGCCCAGGGGCGGCCTCAGGATGCACAGGCTCCTTCCGAGCTGGCCCTCAGCATTGCCGCCGGGTTCAGAGATCAGGCGGAGCTGCCAACGCCCGTGCGCCGTCATCTGGATCAGGGACACTTGGGCGAAGCGATCCTGACCAGCATGTCCCTGTTCGCACGTGGCGCGGCTGGAAACCTCGGTGACCTCACAGGCGCCTTGGTCGCTTTTCGCGCCATGGGTCTGGAGGACACGGCACGGCGCGCATCGCTGCAGTTGATGCTGCTGGACCGTCACTGACATGGTGGGGCCGAAGGACGATCACCTTTGGATTTCGACCTTTCTGGAGGCGCAGGCTGCCGATCTTGGCGCTTCGCGCAACACCCTCTTGGCATATGGTCGGGATTTGAAGGATTTCGCCGGTTGGGTCGCGCGCAAGGGGGCTGAATTCAACAATCTCACGCAGGAACAGATCGAAGCATACCTAGTGGCCTGTGACGCCGAAGGGCTGTCCCGCGCCACACGGGCGCGCCGCCTTTCGGCGATCCGCCAGCTCTACCGCTTTGCCTTTGAGGAAGGCTGGCGCCGGGACAACCCGGCCATTCAGATCAGAGGTCCTGCGCGCAGCAAGGCCTTGCCAAAGACGCTGGAGGTGATCGAGGTCGACCGACTGCTGGATGCGGCACGTTCCAGTGGGCGCACGCCTTTTGATCGCCTGCGCAACACCTGCCTGATGGAGTTGCTATATGCCACCGGCATGAGGGTGAGCGAGCTCGTTTCCCTGCCCGTGGCCGCCGCCCGGGGGGATCCCCGTATGTTGCTCGTTGCGGGCAAGGGCGGCAAGGAACGTATGGTCCCACTATCCCCGCCCGCCCGTGAGGCTTTAGCGGCCTGGCTGAAGGCCCGCGATGGCGCCGAAGCTGAGGCCGAGGCGGAGGGTCGGCCCGCATCCCGGTTCCTGTTCCCCTCCCGTGGGAAGGCAGGTCACCTTACACGGCAAAGATTCTTTCTGCTCATCAAGGAATTTGCTGTCAGCGGCGGCGTTGCCCCTGAAAAGGTCACGCCTCATACCCTGCGCCATGCCTTCGCCACTCATCTTCTGGCCAATGGAGCCGACCTGCGGGCCATTCAAGCGCTTCTGGGTCACGCCGACATCGCAACGACAGAAATCTATACACATGTGCTTGATGCGCGTCTGAGCGAGCTGGTACTGGACCATCATCCGCTCTCTCGCAGCAAAACAAGCTCAGAGCGCGACTAGATTGCTTCCTGCCGTGATGAGCGGCCCTCCCCCCTTGAACCAAACCGATACCGACCCCATAACCGAGAAAACCCTTTGAAAAACGGAACCTGACATGGAAACCGAACTTGCGACCCTGGACAGTGCCTTTTGGTTCACAGCGGGATCAATCGTCCTGCTGCTTGTCCTTTCGGGGTTCTTTTCCGGCTCTGAGACGGCGCTGACAGCCGCCTCGCGCGGGAAACTCCGCAGCCAGGCCGACAAGGGGTCGCGGGGGGCACAGCGCGCCCTGGCCGTCACCGAAGACAGCGAGCGGCTGATCGGTTCGGTCCTTCTTGGCAACAACCTCGTGAACATCCTCGCGACATCGCTCGCAACTGCCCTCTTCACCCGTGCCTTCGGGGAAAGCGGTGTGGCAATGGCCACCCTGGTCATGACCCTCCTGGTCCTGATCTTTGCCGAGGTTCTGCCCAAGACGTACGCCATTTCGAATGCCGAAAAAGCAGCCTCTGCCGTGGCGCCCATCATCGCAATACTGGTCACCGTGCTGGCCCCCATCGTCGGGGCTGTGCGCCTTCTGGTGCGCACCGTTCTGCGTGTTTTCGGCGTGCAGATCGACCCCGACAGTCACATCATGGCGGTGCGTGAGGAGATTGCAGGCGCCCTGCATCTGGGCCACTCCGAAGGCGTTGTTGAAAAGGAAGATCGGGATCGGATCCTTGGTGCTCTGGACCTTTCGGACCGCTTCGTAGAAGAGATCATGCTGCACCGCTCCCATATCGAGATGATCGATGCCAATTCCGACCCGCAGGCCATCCTGGAGCAATGTCTGACTTCGCCCCATACGCGCCTGCCCGTGTTCAAGGATGAACCCGAAAACATCGTCGGCGTGGTCCACGCCAAGGACCTGTTGCGCGACATGTATGCCCAGATTGGCGGACCGGACGGCGATGCGGCAGCCTTGCGCAATTTCCAGATCACCTCGGTGGCCAAGCCGCCCTACTTCGTGCCGGAAACCACCACGCTGGACGAGCAGATGCGACAGTTCCTTCGCATGCGCAGCCATTTTGCCCTTGTCGTGGATGAGTACGGCGCACTGCAGGGCTTGATCACGCTTGAGGACATCCTCGAGGAGATCGTGGGCGAGATCACAGACGAATTCGATCCGGCAGAACAGTCGCCCGCCAAGAAAACCCAAGACGGTCACTTCATGGTCGATGGCGCCACCACAATTCGTGACCTGAACCGTGCGACCGAATGGAACCTGCCCGATGATGAAGCCAACACCATTGCCGGCCTTGTGATCCACGAAGCACAGATGATACCGACCGTGGGACAGGTGTTCTCCTTCCACGGGTTCCGCTTTGAGGTGACCTCCCGGGAAGGGAACCGCGTCACGGGCCTCAAGATTCGCCCGCTGACTTAGGTCGGAATAAAAACGGCACAGACAGGAGAGAGGTACGCATATGACACGCGCCTGGCGGTGGATCGACAGCATCTTCGTTGATTTGTCGCGTCAATTGCGCTGGTCTTTCCTGCCGCCGCTGTTGATCTATTTTGCCTACGGCGCGCAGGGCATCACCTCGGTTGCTGGGGCCTTTTATGTCAAGGAGTACCTGGACCTTCCTGCAGCCTTTCTGGCGGGCCTCAGCTTTTGGGTGGGCATTCCCTGGGCTTTGAAAATGCCGATCGGCCATCTGGTCGATCTGATCTGGCGCTGGAAGTACCTTCTGATCCTTTTGGGGGCTGCATTGATGGCGATGAGCTATTCCATCATCGTAGCCCTGCTGACGCTGCCGGAGACCATGCAGGCGATCATGCCGGTGAACGCCTGGTATGTGACCTCCATCATCCTCGCCCCTTGCGGGTTTGTGCTGCAGGATGTGGTGGCAGACGCAATGTCGGTCGAGGCCGTGCCACACAGGGACGCCAATGGCGTTGAGCTCCCCACCGAGGCAACCCGCGCGCTGCACACCACGATGCAGACCTTTGGCCGGATCGCCCTCATTGCAGGATCCAGCGCGGCGGCGGCTCTCAACGTGGTGATCTTTGAAGGCGCCGAGACCCTGCCTCAACCGGAAAAAGGCGCGCTTTACGCCCATGTCTACATGCTGGCACTTCTGGTGCCTGTCCTGTCCCTCTCAGGCGTGGTACTGGCCCTGGTGCAACGACTCCGCAAGACAGCAAATCTGCGGGGCAACGGACTGTCGGTAACAGAGATCATGGCCAGGCTGGACCCGCCGCGCGATCCCGTCGATGTAAACTGGTGGTATTTCATCGGTGGTGGCGCCTTTGTGACTCTGTCTTTAAGCGTCGGCCTCAGCGATCTTGCCTATGGGCAAGAGATCATCTTTGCCGGATCCATGGGCATTGTCCTGTTCCTCATGCGCCAGCTTATTGCCGTACTGACACCCGCCCAAGCACGCGCGCTGATCGGAACTGCGATAATCATTTTCGTCTACCGCGCCAAACCACTGAGCGGCCCCGGGACCACCTGGTTCGAAATCGATGTTCTTGGCTTCGATCCACAGTTCCTGTCGGTGCTATCGCTGATCGCATCCCTGCTGACCCTGGTCGGTATGATCGTGCTGCGTCCGATGATGGCCAACAACTCGATCACCTGGATCGTGATCTTCCTGACCATCAGCGAAGCCATCCTCAGCCTACCCAATCTTGCCCTCTACTATGGGGTGCATGAATGGACCTCTGCGATGACGAATGGCGTCGTCGATGCCCGTTTTATCGCGCTGGTGGACACTGCGGTGGAATCGCCCCTCGGGCAGGTTTCGATGATTCCCATGTTGGCCTGGATTGCCCGCAACGCACCCTCGAACCTAAAGGCGACCTTCTTTGCCGTGATGGCCTCTTTCACCAATCTGGCTCTTTCCGCCTCAAGCCTTGGAACGAAATACCTCAACCAGATCTTTGTGGTCACCCGCGAGGTGAAGGTCGACACCGGTGCGATCGTCACAGCGGCCGATTACACACAGCTGGGTCCACTTCTGATCACGGTCACAGTCCTGACCTTGTTTGCGCCCTTGCTGGCCATCCTGATCGTGCAAAACAGCCGGTTCCGCACCGAAGACTGATACCCGCAAGCTCGTTGCCGCCAGCGAGCGACACGGTATGTCGCTTTTTCACTGGATTACTGTTCACATATGTCCAGAATGAGGAAAACACGACACGCCAGGGAGCACAGTCATGAAAACCACAACCCGCGTAGCGGTCATCGGCGGCGGTGTCGTCGGCTGTTCGGTCCTTTACCACCTGACCAAACTGGGCTGGTCAGATGTGATGCTTATCGAGCGTTCCGAGCTGACTTCTGGCTCCACCTGGCATGCTGCGGGCGGGTTTCACACTCTCAACGGCGATACCAACATGGCGGCCCTACAGGGCTACACCATTAAGCTGTATCGCGAGCTGGAAGAGATCACCGGCATGTCCTGCGGACTTCACCACGTGGGCGGTATTACCCTTGCCGACAACCAGGAACGTTTTGACATGCTCAAAGCCGAGCGGGCCAAGCATCGCTTCATGGGGCTTGAGACCGACATCATCGGCCCTGAAGAGGTGAAGAAACTCTCAGAAATCACCAATACAGACGGCATCTTGGGTGCGCTTTACGATCCCTTGGATGGGCATCTTGATCCCTCGGGCACCACCCACGCCTATGCCAAGGCCGCGCGCATGGGCGGGGCGACAATCGAAACACACTGCAAGGTGGTGGAAACAAACCAACGCCCCGATGGCACCTGGGATGTGGTCACCGAAAAGGGCACCATCCACGCCGAGCATGTGGTCAATGCAGGCGGGCTTTGGGCGCGCGAAGTGGGGGCGATGGCAGGTGTCTATTTCCCACTGCACCCGATGGAGCACCAGTATATCGTCACCGACGAAGTCCCTGAAATCGCCGCCATCATCGATGCGGGCGGCGAGCACCCCCACGTGATGGACCCCGCCGGTGAAAGCTATCTGCGCCAAGAAGGGCGCGGCCTTTGCATTGGCTTCTACGAACAGCCCTGCAAACCCTGGGCGGTGGATGGCACGCCCTGGACCTTCGGGCACGAGTTGCTGCCCGATGATTTTGACAAGATCGAGGACAGCATTGCCTTTGCCTATCGCCGTTTCCCGGCGCTGGAGCGCGCAGGGGTGAAATCCGTGATCCATGGCCCCTTCACATTTGCCCCGGATGGCAACCCTCTGGTCGGCCCGGTGCCCGGCATGCGCAACTACTGGTCGGCTTGTGCTGTGATGGCAGGCTTCTCCCAAGGGGGCGGTGTGGGATTGATGCTGGCGCAATGGATGGTTGAGGGCGAATGCGAACGCGACACTTTTGCCATGGACTGCGCTCGCTTTGGCGACTGGATCACGCCGGGCTATACCCGCCCCAAGGTGATCGAGAACTACCAGACGCGCTTCTCCGTCTCCTACCCGAACGAGGAACTGCCCGCCGCGCGCCCCTTCCGCACCACGCCGATGTACGACATCTTCGACGGCATGGGCGCGGTCTGGGGCCAGCAGTATGGCATGGAAGTGGTGAATTACTTCGCAGCAGCAGGTGAGCCGCGCTACGAGACGCCCTCTTTCCGGCGCTCCAACGCCTTTGACGCCACCGCGCGCGAGGTTAAGGCCGTACGAGAGGCCGTCGGCATCAACGAAGTCCATAACTTCGGCAAATACCGTGTCACTGGCAAGAACGCCCGCGCCTGGCTGGACCGGATCATGGCAGGCCGGGTACCGCAGCCGGGGCGCATCAGCCTGACGCCGATGCTATCCCACAAGGGCCGCCTGATTGGCGATTTCACTATCTCCTGCCTCGATGAGGAAACCTATCAGCTGACCGCCTCATACGGCGCACAGGCCTATCACATGCGCTGGTTCCAGCAGAACGCAGAGGATGGCGTCGCGGTCGAGAACATCTCGGACAAGATCAACGGCTTCCAGATCGCCGGCCCCAAGGCGCGCGAGGTGCTGCAAGCCTGCACGCGTCAGGACATTTCTGAAATGAAGTTCCTCGACGTGCGCCGCATGAGCGTTGGCATGGCCAACTGCATCGTGCAACGGGTCAGCTACACCGGCGATCTGGGATATGAGATCTACTGCGATCTGCCCAGCCAGCGCGCCCTGTGGAATGTGCTCTGGGAGGCAGGCCAGCCGCACGGTATGAAACCCTTTGGCATGCGGGCAATGATGTCGCTGCGGCTCGACAAGTTCTTTGGTGCATGGCTGCGGGAATTCTCACCCGATTACACCGCCGCCGAGACGGGCCTTGATCGCTTCATCTCCTTCAAG
It encodes:
- a CDS encoding shikimate kinase; translated protein: MSEKEQTDETVMEEVAPMRLKKTVVMVGMMGAGKTAVGRALAARLGVPFLDSDHEIEAAANMSIPEIFARDGEAFFRLKERQVISRLLDEERGILSTGGGAFLAKENRELISNGGISVWLNADLEVLWNRVRHRDTRPLLRTPDPKGTLRGLYEARVPLYAKADLTVKSDGQASIEEMVDRVLEALRTRPDVLEWN
- a CDS encoding site-specific tyrosine recombinase XerD, translating into MVGPKDDHLWISTFLEAQAADLGASRNTLLAYGRDLKDFAGWVARKGAEFNNLTQEQIEAYLVACDAEGLSRATRARRLSAIRQLYRFAFEEGWRRDNPAIQIRGPARSKALPKTLEVIEVDRLLDAARSSGRTPFDRLRNTCLMELLYATGMRVSELVSLPVAAARGDPRMLLVAGKGGKERMVPLSPPAREALAAWLKARDGAEAEAEAEGRPASRFLFPSRGKAGHLTRQRFFLLIKEFAVSGGVAPEKVTPHTLRHAFATHLLANGADLRAIQALLGHADIATTEIYTHVLDARLSELVLDHHPLSRSKTSSERD
- a CDS encoding HlyC/CorC family transporter — its product is METELATLDSAFWFTAGSIVLLLVLSGFFSGSETALTAASRGKLRSQADKGSRGAQRALAVTEDSERLIGSVLLGNNLVNILATSLATALFTRAFGESGVAMATLVMTLLVLIFAEVLPKTYAISNAEKAASAVAPIIAILVTVLAPIVGAVRLLVRTVLRVFGVQIDPDSHIMAVREEIAGALHLGHSEGVVEKEDRDRILGALDLSDRFVEEIMLHRSHIEMIDANSDPQAILEQCLTSPHTRLPVFKDEPENIVGVVHAKDLLRDMYAQIGGPDGDAAALRNFQITSVAKPPYFVPETTTLDEQMRQFLRMRSHFALVVDEYGALQGLITLEDILEEIVGEITDEFDPAEQSPAKKTQDGHFMVDGATTIRDLNRATEWNLPDDEANTIAGLVIHEAQMIPTVGQVFSFHGFRFEVTSREGNRVTGLKIRPLT
- a CDS encoding GcvT family protein — its product is MKTTTRVAVIGGGVVGCSVLYHLTKLGWSDVMLIERSELTSGSTWHAAGGFHTLNGDTNMAALQGYTIKLYRELEEITGMSCGLHHVGGITLADNQERFDMLKAERAKHRFMGLETDIIGPEEVKKLSEITNTDGILGALYDPLDGHLDPSGTTHAYAKAARMGGATIETHCKVVETNQRPDGTWDVVTEKGTIHAEHVVNAGGLWAREVGAMAGVYFPLHPMEHQYIVTDEVPEIAAIIDAGGEHPHVMDPAGESYLRQEGRGLCIGFYEQPCKPWAVDGTPWTFGHELLPDDFDKIEDSIAFAYRRFPALERAGVKSVIHGPFTFAPDGNPLVGPVPGMRNYWSACAVMAGFSQGGGVGLMLAQWMVEGECERDTFAMDCARFGDWITPGYTRPKVIENYQTRFSVSYPNEELPAARPFRTTPMYDIFDGMGAVWGQQYGMEVVNYFAAAGEPRYETPSFRRSNAFDATAREVKAVREAVGINEVHNFGKYRVTGKNARAWLDRIMAGRVPQPGRISLTPMLSHKGRLIGDFTISCLDEETYQLTASYGAQAYHMRWFQQNAEDGVAVENISDKINGFQIAGPKAREVLQACTRQDISEMKFLDVRRMSVGMANCIVQRVSYTGDLGYEIYCDLPSQRALWNVLWEAGQPHGMKPFGMRAMMSLRLDKFFGAWLREFSPDYTAAETGLDRFISFKKNVDFIGRAPAEAEREAGPARKLCAFEVDADDADVTAYEPIWLDGKVVGFCTSGGYSHYAQKSIAQGFVPTEKMADGLEVEIEILGKMHKARMITTPLFDADGARMRG